GCAGGTCCGCATCACATTAAACAGTTCCCTTCTCAGTGGCTTTTTAAAACATGATATATAACTGTACTattaacttatttttaaaaatcagcaaataTAAACAAAAATCTGAAAGAAAACACTTAATTTTTAAATAGTTGGCAATCAGCTAAAGAGCAGATATAAAATCAAACATATTCAACAATATATCAGACAAATAAAAATACCTGTCTCTACTCCTGCGAGATGGGAATGCTGCATTGCAACCTTCTACTGTGCAAACATGCATCTCCTTCAGGTGAACATTCTTGTAGTGTAACTTCACGCTGTATGAACTTTTAAAGCTCTTCTTGCAGACGTAACAGATCTTAGGGTCAGGGCTGGAGCAGAGTTCACTCTCTGGTGAGTATTTTTGGGGACTGCTGTATCCCATTGAAGGAGAGAAGCCTTCTTGAAGGGCAGCAAtgctccctcctccaccattgTACAATCCATATGGGCTGATACTGTAAAACATGTCATAGGTTGGGTCAGTGAACTCTTCCTTTATTTTAATGGTCTGTGGATGAGGGGAAACAGAGTCTTTGTCTTCAAGCTTGTTGCTTGACATTTCCTCCTTCTCAAAAACCTCCCGGTGTACCTGCTCATCATTTTCTGCGGGATTGTCGCACATTTTAGACTCAGAGCCTTCAGATTCATCCTCAAAGTCTCGGTCATGCTCTTGCTCCTCAGAGGTGATGCTATCCATCTGCTTATCTTCAAACCCACCAAGGCTTCTCTCCTCATCTGCTTTCCTGCTACTATGCATGTGAATGGTGGGACTCATTTCTTTGTGACAATTGACATTATTCATTTCCTCATCATGGATGCCATCATTGACATGATTTTCATTGACCTGGTCATCTTCATCAAACTCATCAGCCGTGTCAATCACTTCCTTTTCAATCTTAACGGGCATGCTTGATTTGCGAGATTTTTTCTTGGGGGCAAGGTCAGCTGCCAGTTCCTGAGCCATGGATGAATGTGGCTCAGCGACACAAGGCTGATCAAGTGTGGGCACTATAGGACTAGTTGGGAGTGATGTTGGAGGGCTCACCATTTCCCCAGGTGTCAGCAAGTTCCTGTAAAATGGAGGCACAGGTTCCACTGTCTTTAGCGGAGGGAATACCAGTGGGCTCTGAAGAACTGGGTCAACGGAAGAGGAGTTGAAGCCCAGGGATGGTCGCCCAGGAGGTGTTAGACTTAAGCTTGATTTGATGCTAGATATGACTGGAGTGGCAGCTCCAGATGTGGCTCTGATGAGGTCTTTGTCTCTGTTGTTCCTCAGCATTGGCATATGCAGGCGTGGATTGGGGTTGGCACTGTGACGATTGCGGCTCCTCAGGGAACTGAAAACCATATTGCAGCCTTCGATTGTGCACCTGTGCTTTATCTTCAGATGCACAGCATTGTAGTGGATCTTGAGAGTACCTTTGTCATAAAAAGTCTTACCACAGGCATTGCAGACCACTCGGCCCTTTCTTGGGGTCAGTCCAATTCTTTTCATTCTCTGAATTTTTGAACTCAGAAGAGAACTTTTAGAGCTGTCAGTCTTGACCGTGACATTCGCAGGAGCAGCAGGGGTGTGAATCGGGGACAACCTGTTCTGCTCGGTTTTGGGCTCaatgttgatgatgctgctgagggcatttCTGCTGCTTGCTTGGTCGTTTCGAAAAGGTGAAACAGAAACTTCAGACTCGCTGCTCTCCACACGTTCGTTCTGGATGGGGAGGTTGGGTTCCCTCAATCTCAGGCTCTGCTCAAGCATGACACCATTG
This is a stretch of genomic DNA from Carcharodon carcharias isolate sCarCar2 chromosome 4, sCarCar2.pri, whole genome shotgun sequence. It encodes these proteins:
- the bnc2 gene encoding zinc finger protein basonuclin-2 isoform X5, which codes for MLYGTQAVPVRLKILLDRLFSVLKQEEVLQILHGLGWTLRDYVRGYILQDAAGKVLDRWTIMSREEEIITLQQFLRFGETKSIVELMAIQEKEGQAVAVPTSKADSDIRTFIESNNRTRSPSLLAHLENSNPSSIHHFENIPNSLAFLLPFQYINPVSAPLLGLPPNGVMLEQSLRLREPNLPIQNERVESSESEVSVSPFRNDQASSRNALSSIINIEPKTEQNRLSPIHTPAAPANVTVKTDSSKSSLLSSKIQRMKRIGLTPRKGRVVCNACGKTFYDKGTLKIHYNAVHLKIKHRCTIEGCNMVFSSLRSRNRHSANPNPRLHMPMLRNNRDKDLIRATSGAATPVISSIKSSLSLTPPGRPSLGFNSSSVDPVLQSPLVFPPLKTVEPVPPFYRNLLTPGEMVSPPTSLPTSPIVPTLDQPCVAEPHSSMAQELAADLAPKKKSRKSSMPVKIEKEVIDTADEFDEDDQVNENHVNDGIHDEEMNNVNCHKEMSPTIHMHSSRKADEERSLGGFEDKQMDSITSEEQEHDRDFEDESEGSESKMCDNPAENDEQVHREVFEKEEMSSNKLEDKDSVSPHPQTIKIKEEFTDPTYDMFYSISPYGLYNGGGGSIAALQEGFSPSMGYSSPQKYSPESELCSSPDPKICYVCKKSFKSSYSVKLHYKNVHLKEMHVCTVEGCNAAFPSRRSRDRHLIHRIPHRHSANINLHRKLLTKELDEMGLDPAPPLAKDLREEFLAKIYGGHHGIGLDMRDEASSPAGTEDSHTNGYTRVTADDYMVLDLSTTSSVQSSSSVHSSRESEAESDEGILLDEIDGASDSGESIHRAEVQSQAAGSSHEVLEASVLQAASTSNGGIMCIICHKMYSNKGTLRVHYKTVHLREMHKCKVPGCNMMFSSLRSRNRHSQNPNLHKNVPFTSID
- the bnc2 gene encoding zinc finger protein basonuclin-2 isoform X2; this translates as MQFSTRAASTEPGFMGTWQNSETNLLFRMSQQAIRCTLVNCTCECFQPGKISLRTCDQCKHGWVAHALDKLSTQHLYHPTQVEIVQSNVVFDISSLMLYGTQAVPVRLKILLDRLFSVLKQEEVLQILHGLGWTLRDYVRGYILQDAAGKVLDRWTIMSREEEIITLQQFLRFGETKSIVELMAIQEKEGQAVAVPTSKADSDIRTFIESNNRTRSPSLLAHLENSNPSSIHHFENIPNSLAFLLPFQYINPVSAPLLGLPPNGVMLEQSLRLREPNLPIQNERVESSESEVSVSPFRNDQASSRNALSSIINIEPKTEQNRLSPIHTPAAPANVTVKTDSSKSSLLSSKIQRMKRIGLTPRKGRVVCNACGKTFYDKGTLKIHYNAVHLKIKHRCTIEGCNMVFSSLRSRNRHSANPNPRLHMPMLRNNRDKDLIRATSGAATPVISSIKSSLSLTPPGRPSLGFNSSSVDPVLQSPLVFPPLKTVEPVPPFYRNLLTPGEMVSPPTSLPTSPIVPTLDQPCVAEPHSSMAQELAADLAPKKKSRKSSMPVKIEKEVIDTADEFDEDDQVNENHVNDGIHDEEMNNVNCHKEMSPTIHMHSSRKADEERSLGGFEDKQMDSITSEEQEHDRDFEDESEGSESKMCDNPAENDEQVHREVFEKEEMSSNKLEDKDSVSPHPQTIKIKEEFTDPTYDMFYSISPYGLYNGGGGSIAALQEGFSPSMGYSSPQKYSPESELCSSPDPKICYVCKKSFKSSYSVKLHYKNVHLKEMHVCTVEGCNAAFPSRRSRDRHSANINLHRKLLTKELDEMGLDPAPPLAKDLREEFLAKIYGGHHGIGLDMRDEASSPAGTEDSHTNGYTRVTADDYMVLDLSTTSSVQSSSSVHSSRESEAESDEGILLDEIDGASDSGESIHRAEVQSQAAGSSHEVLEASVLQAASTSNGGIMCIICHKMYSNKGTLRVHYKTVHLREMHKCKVPGCNMMFSSLRSRNRHSQNPNLHKNVPFTSID
- the bnc2 gene encoding zinc finger protein basonuclin-2 isoform X1 is translated as MQFSTRAASTEPGFMGTWQNSETNLLFRMSQQAIRCTLVNCTCECFQPGKISLRTCDQCKHGWVAHALDKLSTQHLYHPTQVEIVQSNVVFDISSLMLYGTQAVPVRLKILLDRLFSVLKQEEVLQILHGLGWTLRDYVRGYILQDAAGKVLDRWTIMSREEEIITLQQFLRFGETKSIVELMAIQEKEGQAVAVPTSKADSDIRTFIESNNRTRSPSLLAHLENSNPSSIHHFENIPNSLAFLLPFQYINPVSAPLLGLPPNGVMLEQSLRLREPNLPIQNERVESSESEVSVSPFRNDQASSRNALSSIINIEPKTEQNRLSPIHTPAAPANVTVKTDSSKSSLLSSKIQRMKRIGLTPRKGRVVCNACGKTFYDKGTLKIHYNAVHLKIKHRCTIEGCNMVFSSLRSRNRHSANPNPRLHMPMLRNNRDKDLIRATSGAATPVISSIKSSLSLTPPGRPSLGFNSSSVDPVLQSPLVFPPLKTVEPVPPFYRNLLTPGEMVSPPTSLPTSPIVPTLDQPCVAEPHSSMAQELAADLAPKKKSRKSSMPVKIEKEVIDTADEFDEDDQVNENHVNDGIHDEEMNNVNCHKEMSPTIHMHSSRKADEERSLGGFEDKQMDSITSEEQEHDRDFEDESEGSESKMCDNPAENDEQVHREVFEKEEMSSNKLEDKDSVSPHPQTIKIKEEFTDPTYDMFYSISPYGLYNGGGGSIAALQEGFSPSMGYSSPQKYSPESELCSSPDPKICYVCKKSFKSSYSVKLHYKNVHLKEMHVCTVEGCNAAFPSRRSRDRHLIHRIPHRHSANINLHRKLLTKELDEMGLDPAPPLAKDLREEFLAKIYGGHHGIGLDMRDEASSPAGTEDSHTNGYTRVTADDYMVLDLSTTSSVQSSSSVHSSRESEAESDEGILLDEIDGASDSGESIHRAEVQSQAAGSSHEVLEASVLQAASTSNGGIMCIICHKMYSNKGTLRVHYKTVHLREMHKCKVPGCNMMFSSLRSRNRHSQNPNLHKNVPFTSID
- the bnc2 gene encoding zinc finger protein basonuclin-2 isoform X6 translates to MAGWHMDAAGKVLDRWTIMSREEEIITLQQFLRFGETKSIVELMAIQEKEGQAVAVPTSKADSDIRTFIESNNRTRSPSLLAHLENSNPSSIHHFENIPNSLAFLLPFQYINPVSAPLLGLPPNGVMLEQSLRLREPNLPIQNERVESSESEVSVSPFRNDQASSRNALSSIINIEPKTEQNRLSPIHTPAAPANVTVKTDSSKSSLLSSKIQRMKRIGLTPRKGRVVCNACGKTFYDKGTLKIHYNAVHLKIKHRCTIEGCNMVFSSLRSRNRHSANPNPRLHMPMLRNNRDKDLIRATSGAATPVISSIKSSLSLTPPGRPSLGFNSSSVDPVLQSPLVFPPLKTVEPVPPFYRNLLTPGEMVSPPTSLPTSPIVPTLDQPCVAEPHSSMAQELAADLAPKKKSRKSSMPVKIEKEVIDTADEFDEDDQVNENHVNDGIHDEEMNNVNCHKEMSPTIHMHSSRKADEERSLGGFEDKQMDSITSEEQEHDRDFEDESEGSESKMCDNPAENDEQVHREVFEKEEMSSNKLEDKDSVSPHPQTIKIKEEFTDPTYDMFYSISPYGLYNGGGGSIAALQEGFSPSMGYSSPQKYSPESELCSSPDPKICYVCKKSFKSSYSVKLHYKNVHLKEMHVCTVEGCNAAFPSRRSRDRHLIHRIPHRHSANINLHRKLLTKELDEMGLDPAPPLAKDLREEFLAKIYGGHHGIGLDMRDEASSPAGTEDSHTNGYTRVTADDYMVLDLSTTSSVQSSSSVHSSRESEAESDEGILLDEIDGASDSGESIHRAEVQSQAAGSSHEVLEASVLQAASTSNGGIMCIICHKMYSNKGTLRVHYKTVHLREMHKCKVPGCNMMFSSLRSRNRHSQNPNLHKNVPFTSID
- the bnc2 gene encoding zinc finger protein basonuclin-2 isoform X4, yielding MAIRCTLVNCTCECFQPGKISLRTCDQCKHGWVAHALDKLSTQHLYHPTQVEIVQSNVVFDISSLMLYGTQAVPVRLKILLDRLFSVLKQEEVLQILHGLGWTLRDYVRGYILQDAAGKVLDRWTIMSREEEIITLQQFLRFGETKSIVELMAIQEKEGQAVAVPTSKADSDIRTFIESNNRTRSPSLLAHLENSNPSSIHHFENIPNSLAFLLPFQYINPVSAPLLGLPPNGVMLEQSLRLREPNLPIQNERVESSESEVSVSPFRNDQASSRNALSSIINIEPKTEQNRLSPIHTPAAPANVTVKTDSSKSSLLSSKIQRMKRIGLTPRKGRVVCNACGKTFYDKGTLKIHYNAVHLKIKHRCTIEGCNMVFSSLRSRNRHSANPNPRLHMPMLRNNRDKDLIRATSGAATPVISSIKSSLSLTPPGRPSLGFNSSSVDPVLQSPLVFPPLKTVEPVPPFYRNLLTPGEMVSPPTSLPTSPIVPTLDQPCVAEPHSSMAQELAADLAPKKKSRKSSMPVKIEKEVIDTADEFDEDDQVNENHVNDGIHDEEMNNVNCHKEMSPTIHMHSSRKADEERSLGGFEDKQMDSITSEEQEHDRDFEDESEGSESKMCDNPAENDEQVHREVFEKEEMSSNKLEDKDSVSPHPQTIKIKEEFTDPTYDMFYSISPYGLYNGGGGSIAALQEGFSPSMGYSSPQKYSPESELCSSPDPKICYVCKKSFKSSYSVKLHYKNVHLKEMHVCTVEGCNAAFPSRRSRDRHLIHRIPHRHSANINLHRKLLTKELDEMGLDPAPPLAKDLREEFLAKIYGGHHGIGLDMRDEASSPAGTEDSHTNGYTRVTADDYMVLDLSTTSSVQSSSSVHSSRESEAESDEGILLDEIDGASDSGESIHRAEVQSQAAGSSHEVLEASVLQAASTSNGGIMCIICHKMYSNKGTLRVHYKTVHLREMHKCKVPGCNMMFSSLRSRNRHSQNPNLHKNVPFTSID